The following coding sequences are from one Danio rerio strain Tuebingen ecotype United States chromosome 21, GRCz12tu, whole genome shotgun sequence window:
- the zgc:193790 gene encoding uncharacterized protein LOC557346, producing MEIKEKPSSVKDEKKEEQTDAYGHTVNTQTEMKVKGAFNCSDCGRNYKYKSDLNSHMRTHTGERLFTCTKCGKSFTTSGKLHVHMRVHTGEKPFECSQCGQAYKNNADLITHRRVHTGMKPFNCKHCRKSFTSKGALRHHLRSHTDKKPFSCSHCDKTFLTKALLKRHLVVHTAAKPHACSVCGNTFLYLQKLKVHELIHTGEKPHKCSDCGKSFRTSSNLKIHQRIHTGEKPHQCSDCEKSYPTSSALKVHQKSHNRVIVCSQCGRSFSRLSSLTNHQRVHTRVNKK from the exons ATGGAGATTAAGGAAAAACCCAGCAGTGTAAAAGATGAAAAGAAGGAGGAAcaaacag ATGCATATGGACATACAGTCAATACACAGACTGAAATGAAAGTCAAAGGAGCTTTTAACTGCTCGGACTGTGGAAGGAATTACAAATATAAATCCGATCTTAACAGCCACATGAGGACTCACACAGGAGAAAGGCTGTTCACGTGCACTAAatgcgggaagagtttcacaACAAGCGGAAAACTGCATGTGCATATGAGAGTCCACACCGGAGAAAAGCCTTTCGAGTGCAGCCAATGTGGACAAGCCTACAAGAATAATGCAGACCTCATCACCCACAGGAGGGTCCACACCGGAATGAAGCCTTTTAATTGCAAGCACTGCAGGAAGAGTTTCACAAGTAAAGGCGCTCTCAGACACCACCTGCGCTCTCACACTGATAAAAAGCCATTTAGTTGTAGTCACTGCGATAAAACGTTTCTGACAAAAGCTCTATTAAAGCGACACCTGGTTGTTCATACTGCTGCCAAGCCTCATGCTTGCTCTGTTTGCGGAAATACCTTTTTATACCTGCAGAAGTTGAAAGTGCACGAGCttattcacaccggagagaagcctcaCAAGTGCTCGGACTGTGGGAAGAGCTTCAGAACATCAAGCAACCTTAAAAtacaccagaggattcacaccggagagaaaccgcaTCAGTGTTCGGACTGCGAGAAGAGCTACCCTACTTCGTCAGCTTTGAAGGTTCATCAGAAATCGCACAATAGAGTAATCGTGTGCTCTCAGTGCGGGAGGAGCTTCTCTCGGTTGTCATCCTTGACGAATCATCAGAGAGTTCATACTAGAGTGAACAAAAAGTGA
- the zgc:113348 gene encoding uncharacterized protein LOC503599: protein MEIEEEPCTIQEDEPFMIKEEETEELIDEEGYTFSSQTEEGYTFSSQTEPTFRQKMSGCFCCPECGKCYKYKDSLSRHMKVHTGEGLFTCISCGKSYTEKGALESHMRFHTGEKPFACTLCGQSYTRKTDLKRHMRIHSGERPYKCPQCEQSFTSKNVLKDHLSRHIGVKAFSCDQCDKTFVTASNLRKHLKVHTGEKPHLCTLCKKCFSRPEHLQVHLYIHTGVKPHVCSDCGKSFKTPSNLKSHQKTHSGEKPFKCSHCEKSFTFPGNLKYHERVHTGEKPYKCSTCGKSFGFLANVRAHEKKNLCKKPASSTPSEQSTSNEGESSEKPEKSEKSP, encoded by the exons ATGGAGATTGAGGAAGAACCCTGCACAATACAAGAGGACGAACCCTTCATGATAAAAGAAGAGGAGACCGAGGAACTAATAG ATGAGGAAGGATATACATTCAGTTCACAGACTGAGGAAGGATATACATTCAGTTCACAGACTGAGCCAACGTTCAGACAGAAAATGTCCGGGTGTTTCTGCTGCCCCGAGTGTGGGAAGTGTTACAAATATAAAGACAGCCTTAGCAGACACATGAAAGTGCACACCGGAGAAGGCCTGTTCACGTGCATTTCATGCGGGAAGAGTTACACCGAGAAAGGAGCGCTGGAATCGCACATGAGATTTCACACGGGGGAGAAACCGTTCGCGTGCACTTTGTGCGGACAGAGCTACACGCGTAAAACAGACCTCAAGagacacatgaggattcacagcGGAGAAAGACCCTACAAATGTCCTCAGTGTGAGCAGAGCTTCACGTCTAAAAACGTTCTCAAGGATCATCTGAGCCGTCACATCGGAGTGAAGGCGTTCAGCTGCGACCAGTGCGATAAAACATTCGTCACGGCGTCGAACTTGAGGAAACATCTCAAAGTTCACACCGGCGAAAAGCCTCATTTGTGTACTCTGTGCAAGAAGTGCTTCTCACGACCGGAGCACTTGCAAGTGCACCTGTATATCCACACCGGAGTGAAACCGCATGTGTGTTCAGACTGCGGGAAGAGCTTCAAAACACCCAGCAACTTAAAATCCCACCAGAAGACGCACAGCGGAGAGAAACCGTTCAAGTGTTCGCACTGTGAGAAGAGTTTCACTTTTCCAGGAAACCTGAAATATCACGAGAGagttcacactggggagaagcccTATAAGTGCTCCACGTGTGGGAAGAGCTTCGGTTTTTTGGCCAACGTACGAGCTCATGAGAAAAAAAACCTGTGCAAAAAGCCAGCGAGTTCAACTCCGAGTGAGCAAAGCACTTCAAACGAAGGCGAAAGTTctgaaaaacctgaaaaatccgAAAAATCTCCCTGA